Part of the Anabrus simplex isolate iqAnaSimp1 chromosome 4, ASM4041472v1, whole genome shotgun sequence genome is shown below.
ACAACGCGAAcccggtattacaatggtaatctttgcccgatttgttattattattattattattattattattcctgccgtcctacatggcttacccgctacattacttatacatggtcatcgtgtggaatctattcagcaattacaacacaattaagtgctcgctcggcaattaacatctgattactgactgctgattaatcgatggtcagcacatggccactttatcgtcacacggcaatacattcattaattacttAATATCCACACGGactgatatttgacacacgcattatgatcacttcctgataaatttaatcacataatcaatttaattgtatcacttcctatctaagtatttcaaagggtggagtttttgtggctgtcagttcggccgctgagcctcgtagttacgtgccttacacactgtagtacttaccgttttacttgccatacacttatcaaattaatgattactctaataactactctcactgcactcccctaaaccaATTAATCCTGGTcctctgacgcaaataaacaaacagaatcttccaagaaagaaataattgaataagtcTCTGTCCCATGAAAAGCTAAAGTAtcatattccctaaattatttacaatcaattactcagacctgtcgtcggtttcctaaactaagaattaataactacgcgcccattttgGCGCTCTATTTCACCAGGACtgcatctttaatctcttatagcgtcagtttacaataaacattccCATCCCGCCATGCATGCCAGATAATAggactttgtactcatctctatcacatgatgacaccttcgtcagctcgggaggtccatcctgagcttactcctcctccatgggcaccacggtgattactttcATCTCCATTCCATtttgaagttgaagatccattgttcgatgctggtggagccgctggcaattaatcctgtacacacacaacgtcactgtttaattcacactccggttgatagcgttcaatgtgaacgtccggtcacgatctcgtaatcgactacgtaagattattgtactatagtaatactaataatattactttacacatcacggttttctaaaaagttaacactggcgtcacagagatcaaaactatacactgtttatgcaaattgtattatttcacttaaaatgggagttaactgcacttgaacaaagaacaaacgagggcttaaccgagcatagcttcgccgtcgatgagccgctaaccccgaatgacgcttgtcccttactgcagtagtttttacaagggagcgatcccccttccactaatttgcgtagcgcctattcccggcgtactcgaggtaaaatagtacggttAATCGGCGACCAGTAtttagttggtgcgattgagacataaccactcaattatccttcggtgaatctcctcaaattaattaaatctctcctgcttcccccaccatgcgtggtgaactccctttctcgaggaggtgtcgtgagaataaacagatggcccagttcttttccacgcagaaaccacacagtgtTCTTTCTTCTTCTAAAAGTTATCAAGGAAGAGgatattaaacactctaaataaatgtcccagtgacatttatccctttcaaatcgggagacgaccccataattcgagtttcattaattttctagatcgtaattaagttggctagtccgagtccaagatggctcctatatttcgtttcgagaaagttggtttcccctcattcagtgagtcttgaggagggatgtcttctctcgagtgatgtcacagggaatccccattcataacccctcccgggtctaagttggcttggcttcaccTGCGAGCCCCCaccacacaaaggacaatactgcgcaataagttgcagacaaagaaatctcgtagaataatttttaaaagacacagtttatctatctcaatgatatgaatattaattagtttcggtgttacctctattaatgatatgaatattactcggtttcagcattctttcccttaaatagcattgcgtgcgtaattgcggagatcaatatcaaccaaaggtccttggatcatgcccctgtcgggttcgaTAGATAAGCACATatgaattgaaaccaggaagaaatttgttaaaatctTTCTTTGGATTGTGCTAagttacggttgtgagacctggactttggaaaaacaagcacaatcaacactagaagctgctgaaatgtggttctggagaagactgacagggacgagttggacagaaagaaagactaatatccaaatcttgaatgaagttaatgggaaacggaccttaatttattcaatagagtaaaggaaagctaaatttcttggacacgtcctacgacatgacacctttctccagaatgtcttcgaaggaaatgtcctagggaagaagtcgagaggaagaccgcgtctctcataccttaggaacataatcactcagctgggttttgcttcccaTGTCACGaagaaaaggactgctgaagaccatgggatgtggctgcagcgacagggcttagcctttagataatacatggatggatggatggatggatggatggatggatggatggatggattatattatattatattatattatattatattatattatattatattatattatattatattatattatattatattatattatattatttcttctGTGCAGGTCGGTGCCACGTTCGTTGTGCTTCCATTATACCTGAGTGAAGTGTCCGACAGCCGTGTTAGAGGCAGTAACTGTTCTCTTTTCTTCCTTATGTTTAGTGCAGGAATTCTCTACGGCAGTTTCATGCACCAATACTTTAAGAAAACAGCAGCATGCCTACTTTCGTTGCCTATTCCTATCGCATTTCTATTTATCATTAACTGTTCGTGGACTCCTGAGTCACCCTACTTTCTGGTTGCAAAAGAGAAATTTGCCGAAGCTAGAAGGGTGTTGCTCGATTtaggaatgaaagaggaaggcAAATACGTGGCAACGGACGATTTAATTGAGTTTGATAATGTGACGGTGCATTTTCATAGAGGACATGATCCTTGTAGGCACATGTTTCGTATTAAGGAAAATAGGAATGCTCTATTTACTCAAGCTATTATTTTCATGGTCCAGGTGAGCAGCTCGTATGTACCAATCCTGTTCACTTCAATGAATATTTTCATTCGCGTTACAGGAGATATGCGGCCTGCACCAGCAGAGAACTTGTATTCAGCGATACAATTGTTCGGGAGTATTTTCTGTTTCCTTGTGATTGACAGTTATGACAGGAAACCTTTGTTATTAACATCCTGCTTTATAGTTATAGCTGGACAAATATGTCTGGGTCTCTGCTATTACTTCGATTCAGAGGGGATACATCATGTTCATTCGTGGGTTTTCGTCTTTGTTACAAGTTTTTTCATCATGGGATATTCAATAGGACTTGGTCCTATTCCCTGGATTCTCATGGCTGAAACATTTGGGCCTCACATCAGATCTCTTGCAGCAAGTGGACTAGTCTTAATGGTCAGTATTTTTCTCCTGTCAATTCCAAGGGTATTCTTACAAATCGCCAAACACCTGGGAGTTTATATGGCGTGCTGGATATTTTCTGCCGTAGTTTCCCTAGGAGCTTCCTGCATATTTTTTTTATTCGTTGAAACAAGACACAAAACCATACATTCAATGGCTAATGACATGGAAGAAGAAATGCTATATTGTGGTGAGGATCCACGACGGTCTCAGCTACGACTAATTGAAAGTTAAGAGGTAGTCAATGTATCTCAGATTTTACAATGGTCCACATAAACCTATATTCATGTGATGTAATTGACCTTTATGTCAGGTAACACGATGTATCTCACGACATTTCTAAACCATATTTCTTCCACAAGAAGGTAAACAGTACTACGTTTTCTTTTACTGAAAAGGAGAAGATTGTAGCACTCACGTTTATTAAAGCCTTTTATACTGTTTCTTTTTGTGAAAAGGGAAGACTATACTAACcctgttttaaatatatttcatatttgtaCTGTTTTTCAATGTCTGTGCCtgtaaaaatacattttaatactGAAAATAGTTTTTCTTCCCCTTATACACTTAAGGGTACCCAGACGCAAACGCATTGAAAATTATATCTCAGTCCTTAAGCAAGTAACTTTGTTTTTATGGCATCTAGTGCCATAAACATTGCTACACATGTtgtaaagccggctttacatttacgagtaattcttatacgagtaggctactcggactgagtcggataagaaatcgtaaatgtaaacgatgactcgtacgaactcgtagctcgtatacgaatagtaatcaaagtagagaggcttccgactttCATCCGAGTtcgactgttttaaaaatggcggataCTAAATACTTCAGGATGTCTGGTGAAAATTTGGAGATGTTCATTGATTTATACTACAGTGCGGAGTGCCTGTGGAAcgttaagtgttctcaatatcgTGTCATCAATGCGAGAAATCACGCCTATGAAGGTATAGCggaaatgttaaacatgactacgGATCTAgttaacaagaaaatcaacaatttgagatcaAGGTATATTCAAGAGAAGAAGAAAGTTGATTTGTCCAAATCTACAGGTAAGTTTCAAATTAATTGCTAACATATGGGCATTTGCCTGCTTGAGTTATATTTAAATAGAGTTACATTGTCATGCCGAAACTGTTGTATTGATAAACTGATAGGGAGTGTTAAACTTAGACATTTATAACCTCTTCCTTTTATATATACGAACAAGATAAAACATCCAAAGATATTATTGCacctaaaatattttaaattatcacaATACGAAAAGGCATTCGTTATTTTATTCCTGTTACTTTGGATTTATTTCAGGTAGTCCAACTGATGGGGTGTATACCCCTTCACTTTGGTGGTTTGAGAAGCTGAGATTTCTTGACGATGTCATCTGACCTAGGAAAAGGTTCCCCGTTGGAGAAGTTGTCGGAAAAAGACAAGTAAGTCCTTGATAGTACGTTGAACaatatggttttccattatttctgtCCTATGTGTACTGCCATTGAAAGTCATCTAGTCCCTCGTTGTAGAAATAATCCGCAAACTCTGCACGAATAGATATTGCCTGCCGACTTGCATTATTACTACCCTGATTTTCAATATTGCATATGGTTTCAGGCAATTGTTCAGTTCCTGTATCAGACATGTAATGGCCAGGTGTTTTTCGCAAAAAGTTGTGTAGTACACAAGCAGCTAAAACTACATGCACTATATTTTCAACTTTCAGATCAATTGGCTATCTGAAAATTCTAAACCTGGTCACCAaaatattaattgcattttccacaACGCGGCGTGCACGACTTAAACGAAAGTTGAACAATTTTTCTTTAGCAATTCTATGTTTACTTCGTGGGTATGGTTTAAGTACACTTGTAGATAAAGCAAAAGCTTCATCGCCAAGAATCACATAGGGAACACTTGTATTTCTACCTGGGAAACACTTTTCCTTCGGGACTTTTTAAGTTCCATCAGATAATGTGCATATAGGGTGCTGTTCTTAAAAACACCGCCGTCTGAAACACGTTCGTTGCAACCAACATAAAGGAAATTGCACTTAGCATCCGCTAAAGCAAGTAACACGATGCTGTGCCACCCTTTGTAGTTAAAGTAGTAAGATCCCTGATTAGTCGGAGCTTCAATCAAAACATGTTTTCCATCAATAGCTCCTATTGCTTGAGGACATTTCCACCTGTACTCGAACTCGGAAGCTATTATTTCCCATTCTGCAGGTGGTTCGGGCATCTGAAAAGAAGTATAGCCTATATAGTACATATAAAATATACACAGTATATAACGTTGTGAGCAATAAATCCAACCAATTACAGTTCAGGAGGAACAACAGGCTGAAATAGAAAACGTAAAGCGATATCTGAAAATACTATCTCAACATATTTCAGCTATTCCGGGCACACATAACGTTTATTATGTAGGAGTATTGGGTGAATATGTTGTAGGATATGCACATCTTTCGTGTGAAAAATGAGTGAGAAGAGTTCACAAGTTTCACAGTTAAGACAGAAACTGTCAGACAATAAATTGATACGTTGAAATATTGTACGAGGTAACCTTCCTCGCAATAATGTGTCATATCTGCCCGGATGTTGCGTTATGTGATCCACTCACATACATAGATAGTGAGGAGGGTTATGACGTAAATTTAAGAACTACAAAAATAAAACATAACATTATGCTCGTCTGATTGTCACTATCAGATTACCACCAGCCAGATACATTCAGTGTGGATATTAAAAAGATCATTTTATGTTATTCATTCATCATATTTTCGTTGTAAATGTCAATCAGTCACATATGGCATTGATGGTATGTACACAATTCGTACACTTCTTGTTTCAGATGACGGAGGAATTCGAGACACACAAAACAGATGAGAATCCTCGAATCACTAAAAAGAAGAAGGTCAGCACAGAGCAGACACATTTTGATGAGGTTCTAAAGACCTCCTCGAATATTTGTTCTGCTGAATCCACAGAATTTGTTAGGTTTGGAGAGAGTGTAGCTGCTCAGTTAAAATCTTTACCTATTAGAGAAGCATTAAAATTACAACTAGAAATTCAGCAATTAAAAACAAGCAGGAAGTTACGATTTTCAAATAACGAATTGCCCTCAACTTATATATCAACATTTACCTCCGAAGTAAATCATTTTCAAGAGAGACCCTTGTCTGTTTTGTCTTCGTCCACATCTTCTACATCACAGTTTATATTTTCTCCTGTGAGCAGTACTGACTCAACTAAGCTTAATGAAACAGAGGACGTTTTGTATGCAGCAAATATTCCAACAGATTAATTACTGTGACAGTAAAAATGCCGAATATTGGTTATACTAAATACTCTTTTACAATATTATTTTTACCCGGTTTCTCATTTTACATCCCTTTCATTAACTAGACCTTATAATTTACCTTCCAAACTTACCTTCATATGTTCTTCCTTCAACAATACAAATAAAAGTTCACATACTCTTGGAATGAACAAGAAAATAGTTGAGGCTGATATACGCgcaagaattctaatgatttgtAGCTATCTCCAGTACCTAAAATCTCAGAGTAACTGCCAGTTGCAGCTGAGAACATATACAACTTCTTAACTGAGTATTTTCTTTGGAGATATCAGGAGCAACCTAGAAAAATGAATTATTAGTAATATGCCATTATTCAGCAAATCGGTACCAGTATTGTAAAAGTCATTTCGACCACTTACCAAATGGTGCAACATATCAAATGTACTCAAATACATCCTTAGGAAGTTTCTACAACCATCTTCTCCCTCGTTTAATCAACTAGTAAATtttcctgtattccaaaaacggATCATTTCTGTAAGGATTCTTTAACCCAAACGCTTCTGACGTTTTTCACTTCATTTTGTTGTCTTGTTTTAAAAAACAGCAAGACACCAGCCATAGCAAGACGTTCTCGTCTGCTTGGAAGCATGttggaaactgtactcttatacgagtaagtacacggccaactcgaagttccggcctgctacacaatACAGTTCCATAATAATGACGTCAGCCGTTTAGTGCATTGGTATGGAGGTACAAGTCTTGTTTTCGTGGTGGTTTGGTAGCGCGTTGGTGTTATTGCAACATTTTTAGAGGTGCTCGTTCGTGCAATAGTGTGTGTTAGATACTATAGAATTATAATCTCAGCAGCCTGGTGTtgggaagtattgctaggttatgtgataggttaggtgaactcccaaagctattatgaattgtctaaagtttattatttaattatgattactgtgttattattattattgttgttacggggttacccgtggagcataAAGAGGTTAAAGactgtgccggggtgaatgggtccaactacagtatcaaaatgaatttaaaggttaaactgaatgttatattttcagatcttcaaacttaacaattttttcatgacaatattacaggtacaagtagcaatcattaaacaagattgggaaaattaCAAGATTCAGTACCTTaatactttgggccttaagccaccagttttacaattctggagataccggattcagtttacacaaaAATTGGGAACTATTTAGttaggggcagaaatccccaatcaagagcacttgctctgaaaattacaatatctagccttccaaaggcactctttaatcttacaaaaactttgaaaaaaagcaaacaggctctcagtatcttctagcctattcaaggcaatatcagaaaattacaatcactcgcacaacttacaaattgaaagataatgttatacaggggtatctggtacccaacctacagggcctttgcggaaaagaacaggttaagtaaatggcccgaaacacaaactgaatggaggcgtatacttgcactcctagatatgaacactaaaacaacctaaggggctctaggccgataaaacagggaCTATTcctaaactacggaggtgactcgtatagaaattactttaccacattacagaatcaaaaacagttataaaaacgtagtcacctcaaaccaagatgaaggggagctcgagagggtaattcactctccatccccgatttacagttaaatattttatgttgTTACGTTAGCCGGAAGAAGATACGTTATAGAAtagctggttacataactaaagagtcggacctttccctcggcttaaactgcagagatagcaagaaaggaagaagttatgtggccattacctggaagATGTTCTGTtaaccgatgaaagaggccgctcgcctcctgctttgacacacacgctcagtaagatgacgatcagttggccaagcaACGAGaagagccgcagtttataaaccctcagggaagtttcgagatcattaaagattaaactagccacaccctctcaattttattggataaattcaaaagttacactttgaatcgaacaagaagcctgtgataagttgaaaattaaatacaggaattagggattggctagattcaaaactggcggcaagaaacaggaaatattgccaacccaaaaataaatgaacatcattcagttacaaaaacctagaactacaaaacttctttaaattataacttcttacaactcgcaccagatagtttttagtagtgtcatctgtggaagactgtccaaacttcttgatgaatgtcaaacaagacaagtagaaattcactcagtttaggcaatggcacaataacaaaattacatcatatttctgtggtgacatcttgtgagaaaagttctaagttggtgtagtttcagtttcactgttttaccaataggggggttcgtttaggcgctgaatttgaatgcgcggcgttggggtgtacctcccagtacaattattattattattattattattattattattattattattattattattattattattattattattattattatgcgttagtgtagtgtatgctcctTTTTGCAAAATGGGACGAACGTGTAGTGTGTTTCGAagtacatccaattaccgttcaaataaggaagtggctatctcaacatttgtgATTCCTagaagcgagctaaatggattcatgctatacaTCGAGCTAATTTTGATCCCAGTAAATATTCTTGTGCCTATAtcaaacatttttcttaaaatcaCATAATTTGAGTTGACAGTTGAAAAATACCGGACGGTTCGGTTTTAACTGTGCTTAGggtaaagccaaaattaactgatgatgccgtgacaactatatttcctgggcagccgtcatatatTTCTCAACCAACATCTGCCAAACAAAAATCACCAGAAAAAAAGGAGAGAGGACATTTTGCACAATGACGAACTAACCTCCAAGACTATGTGctgaaataagtgtaatataattgCATTTTAGAGACGGCAACAGTTTGCTTAGTAACCATTatactatttttcaaattgttgTAGGGAGCTACACGTTTACTGTGACCTTGATACCTGATTCAAAGATGCATTATTAAACAGTAGAAATCGTAGGGATGTTCCTTTCAATGTTTTAATAATGAAAGTTGTAGAACCTGGTAATTtttgtgacaagtgtgggtgtgtgcagtagagttaatgagtgttgtggccAATATCTATCATATAATTGCAAATGCTTTTTTCCTAactgttattcataaataattaataccaatatgtgctcaaataagtgtaatattattacattttagagacagcaacagtttgcctagtgaccgTTATATTACTTCTCATATTGTGGAAAGCTACtcattaactcagaccttgatatctgattcaaagatgcatttttaaacagtggaaatcgtagagatgtttctttcaatgaaaaacctgtgacaagtgtgggtatgTGCTGCTGAGCTAAAGAGCGTTGCGACCAACatctgtcatattttgggaaatactttaacagttattcataaataattaagaaAACCGTGTGCTCAAACAACCATAAAATAATGACATTGTTTCGAGGGAAAACAATTCGCCTAGTCATCATCAGCGTACAGTCCAGGTGAGTtcccttcagtcgaacattttaagatatgtaatatatatgtaatcttttgatagtgtttcttcgatgttatgtgtttataggcttattattacATTTCGTTTGTCACATTGTgagaaaaagtatcgtatcagcaatataggaattacatGCGACGACGGAGatgagcactatacgcgtgacgtcacaactattgGTAGCAGGTCTCTATATGTCAAGATGGCCGTGGTAAGTaccataaatgtaaacgcgtttcctactcgGATACGGGTgctcgtatacgagttactcgtaaatgtaaagccggcttaacACTCATTGTCCACTTATACAAGCCGTTATGGCGTGGTGGTAGTTAGTTGTGTGGCAGTGAAGCTCCCTTAGACTGTGTGGTTTCACTGTGTGTATGCAGTGTTGTGTATGCAGCTAGAAAGGTATGTACCGTACTTCTAACAATTAGCATTTTACTATCAGTCTGATAAATACGTGTGCATCGAAATATTGAAAGAACAGTAAAATTCCGAATAAAGTGAATACGAACTGTGTAGGTTAGATGTAAACAAATAGTAGTGAATGCACTGTTACCAACAGACAATTTCAAACTAAGGGAGTACTATTGCAGAGCCGTCTACAGTAACTGTCGTTGTCTatagggccccatacacgcgcagacttctggaatacttacctgcacagacttgcctctgggaggtaagtcggaagtatgcagttgcccacacacgctccgactaaatgattatttaccgaggaggttgaatacaacgcgctcagctgttttctgtttaatggttgaaaaatatatacggattgtaattaattagatagtcggtatagacgatgagttgttatttggacataacgtagcgctctgcacgaagaagacgtGCAAGAAAaagatttcagttttcatatttgtaggtcaatcaatcaatcaatcaatactaatctgcatgtagggcagtcgcccaggtggcagattccctatctgttgctttcctagccttttccgaaatgatttcaaagaaattggaaatttattgaacatcttccttggtaagttattccaatccctaactccccttcctataaatgaatatttgccccagtttgtcctcttgaattccaactttatcttcatatcgtgatctttcctacttttataaacgccattcaaacctattcgtctactaatgtcattccacgccatctctccgctgacagctcggaacataccacttagtcgagcaggtcttcttctttctctcaattcttcccaacccaaacattgcaacatttttgtaacgctactcttttgtcggaaatcacccagaacaaatcgagctgcttttctttggattttttccagttcttgaatcaggtaatcctggtgagggtcccatacactggaaccatactctagttggggtcttaccagaaacttatatgcactctcctttacatccttactacaacccctaaacaccctcataaccatgtgtagagatcggtaccctttatttacaatcccatttatgtgattaccccagtgaagatctttccttatattaacacctagatacttacaatgatccccaaaaggaactttcaccccatcaacgcagtaattaaaactgagaggacttttcctatttgtgaaactcacaacctgacttttagccccgtttatcaacataccattgcctgctgtccatctcacaacattttcgaggtcatgttgcagttgctcacaatcttgtaacttatttatcactctatagagaataacatcatccgcaaaaagccttacctccgattccactcctttactcatttcacgttaccacgtttacatttatgccgcaactctgagatagcgcgttcgtcgcaaagtctccagcTGAATTCAAGCACCGCCAGAatatcagagacttgcctgcagactttttgtcggcagacttatcggccatacacacagagacatgtctgaagtgactagtttgcgcagacttacctccgactaagtctgcgcgtgtatggggcccttatgACTATCGCCGTTGAACTATCAATTGACCGTTTCGCTAATTCTCCGCTATGCATTCATGTGTATAATGTAGTAAAACTATCAGCAAACGGAATAGTTCACAGAATATTAAGTGCAGGGGATGTCAGGGTTGGTACCATAGTAAATGTGTTGATTTAACAGAACAGGACGTGGATATAATAGAATCGGAGAGACGGTTATGGAAGTGTAAGTTATGTCAAGTTGTAGCCAGTACTGGTAAAGCGCAGGCGCTATCTGTTAGTGATATCTACCAACTACTAACTGAGCTGACGAATGAAGTAGCGAAAGTTAAAACAGAGATGAAAAGT
Proteins encoded:
- the LOC136872753 gene encoding facilitated trehalose transporter Tret1, which translates into the protein MGRKPTLQIGGVLILLFWTITAFVNHVGLLCFAAVLGGYGVGATFVVLPLYLSEVSDSRVRGSNCSLFFLMFSAGILYGSFMHQYFKKTAACLLSLPIPIAFLFIINCSWTPESPYFLVAKEKFAEARRVLLDLGMKEEGKYVATDDLIEFDNVTVHFHRGHDPCRHMFRIKENRNALFTQAIIFMVQVSSSYVPILFTSMNIFIRVTGDMRPAPAENLYSAIQLFGSIFCFLVIDSYDRKPLLLTSCFIVIAGQICLGLCYYFDSEGIHHVHSWVFVFVTSFFIMGYSIGLGPIPWILMAETFGPHIRSLAASGLVLMVSIFLLSIPRVFLQIAKHLGVYMACWIFSAVVSLGASCIFFLFVETRHKTIHSMANDMEEEMLYCGEDPRRSQLRLIES